A segment of the Bordetella flabilis genome:
GTTGATGACGTCCCGGTAAGCGCGCTTGAGCGCCGAGCATGTGATCAGGCCGTTCTCGCCGGCGTCCAGGCATGCGTCGACCCAGTCGGCGACTTTCTCCAGCCAGGGTGCGCGGTCTTCGTCGGTAAGCGGGTGCCCCGCATGCATCTTGTCGATATTGGATTGGGGATGCAGGGCATCGCCTTCCTCGAATGGCCAGTTCAGGCGACCCGACAGGATGGCGGCGACGGTGGTCTTGCCGCAGCCGGATACGCCCATGACCACCAGCACCATCGGTTTTGCGACGGGTTCAGTCATCCAAAGGACCTCCTTGGTATGGCTGGCGCACATGCCTGCGGCAAGCGCGCGTGCGGGCCAACCGTTGGGTGCCGGGCGGGATGCGCACGCCGGTCGGGGCGAGGCAGGCCGCCGCGGAATTAAGCTGTTGTTCAGGCTATTCACGCGCGACGGACAGATTAGCCGAAAGTCTGGCAACGGTGTGGATGAGCTATGCCTGCGTAGGCTTTATGGTGCCCGGCCAACGGCCGAGGGGTCGATAGTCTTGCAAGCCCGTCTGCCCCTATGCTGGCGCGATTGTCCAGCCGCGAGATCCGATCTTGAGCCATC
Coding sequences within it:
- a CDS encoding gluconokinase, translating into MTEPVAKPMVLVVMGVSGCGKTTVAAILSGRLNWPFEEGDALHPQSNIDKMHAGHPLTDEDRAPWLEKVADWVDACLDAGENGLITCSALKRAYRDVINRRGAGVTFVYLAGSRDVIAARLTARHGHFMPPTLLDSQFAALEEPTPDEPAVRVDVGPAPSAIAQTIIQTLGLTSATGNKDSQ